The DNA segment GTTACAGACCACTTTAAAATGTCCTTAagctattgggttcaaatcatgtttttgcttgctgtcagactcgctgaacggcactctcattgtgaaaattagtataacacttggaaatgcagccaggtccttcattgaatgtgagtggtgcacaccggaatcctgctcctgctgcaaatcatgtgggtcattTTGGAGGTTCtgttaaaaagtaatgaagcatagatatgaaaatggttatacacagttattaccattttgtggcccttgaccaatttctgtcttaaaaaaggcactgtactaaaaagaaactgaagtgcaccGGAGCCGCCgcaaaccttttgtgtgaagaaaaggcatactgactatgctcatgacaatttgatgattgtgcaaaatttcaaaatgaccattttactatttattgttgaacatgtactctctagtgtcacataaggtgtaatgacagaacttgtctaatttttctttgcacttcagttttgtttctgtttatattttgtatttcttagcatgaacaccacaggccatgcactcctgtattactttgtataaggaaacagttaCAAGTCCAGCGTCtctgcgtgtgggcccctcgttgaacactattctaaggcactaagttgtttgctttgaactatatcaatagctcatgCGCTTCCAACTGAAAAAAATGTTAAGTAATGTATCattcaattttgactacaagaaattTGCTAACTATGGAGCATGTTGAGGACACATTagatttactgcaggtcaaccggcattagtgcctaGCTTGACAAGGGTatgggcaagaactgcaattagaaaattgctcttagcagtcactgcgaagccgccgcggtggctgagtggttatggcactcggcggctggcccgaaagacgcgtatTCGATCCCAgacgcggtggtcgaatttcgatgaaggcaaaattcttgaggctcgtgtactgtgcggtgtctgtgcaccccaggtggccgaaatttctggagcccttcattacgttgtctctcattgcctgaatcgctttgggacattaaacccatatgaaccaaaccagtcactgcgtgttgatttaaacactggcagcgcTCCTACTACTTTTATTTTCAGTGTTTGCTACCACGCATACTAATAtgcgattttcaaggatgaagtcaattttttcaataattgtgcagttaaagttgcatgttctaaaattcgaagcaagcagttgcctttttgtacttcacaccgatatcagaactcaccactattgcatgacaccatcaacgtcaaggtgcaagtcttgtgttggtaataaacgaaatgatttcttactttcttgcttcaacaggcgttaaagcatactgctgttgttgctttgaagcgtacaaatacaattattatcatattcctggctgcaaatatggctaagaatttttatatgcgtgttctttttcctgtaggtgtatctgaattcaaggtagagaaggcaatgtatTACACCATGAAGGGAATTCCAAAgaatgcagtatttcacaagaggactgccattaccatctggtcaacagaagcagttgtactatgcagttccagtggcaagttctcaggaggtgacagcggaaggcaagtAAAAGGTTCTCCACgaggctaagcatagagggctgggatagtcagttctgggcagaattatgagacatcattccagcgcacaaaaaaataTGCCCGGTGTCCGTGATGTCTATCCTCTTCAttcgtgtgtttttgtgcgctggaatgatgtttCATAATTCACTGAAgtgaaaaatggatgcactgAGAAGTAATTGCTAGCtttagctggatttatctcaggggcatatactcactccatcagtgtatgtgagaattatGAGTCAGGTTTGTTAATGGTTTATAATACGAAAGctccaaacaaaggataatgccaaacatacaagacgtgatcaaataattgtacatgttgtcttcatgtgaaagtttatttacaggaggttaatgGATGGGTGCAGTTAGCTCGTGTGAcgataaaagcagcttaaaagcctaggctctatgttcagtgcggcagtgcatgatcagtgaaattactcataatgaacaacttttagtgaatatgtacttctcatgccatggaaacagaaggcggttggtacttagcagtcatttgccctgaagcttggattgtaggtactgaggcctaagtgatgctgattcagtataggcattcgtgggtgccgccacatttgccatcgtcTATGAATCGTCTGGTGGTCTCTacttaacaacgaaaatttgtgtgttataacttgtagccatcactgaaagcattttgcatgaaaataagcttgaatttaatgctagctggcctattgtttaactgtcagatgccatgatggaagtgactgttaaGAGTCCATCATAtagcccataatgagcccctGTGTGCccccttaccttctctgctctcttgtctagctgttatgcatacagttttacaaGCCACATTCTAACTTCGActtcggctacttcagtttatatgtaaaaaaaaatttggctaccttttactcaagcataggtgtgcttgagcattctttcgctagctttgctgcatgctttgtaaaaatagtttgttgCATTaaatatgacaaagcatatcttagccactttttttctcACTTAGCAGGGATGACCCagtggggcctgtagagatggctcgaagcggttgcaatactttgtcgcatacatgttgggaggaatcatgcgacttgtgtgttatgtatatgtgtggcagtaaacattgctactttggaaaaggcgccggtCTGCCATACTATGTTAGCGAAGCTTaacgaaccccacttggtctaaactaatttggagccctgcactacagtatcctgaagccattattgttATCTGCTTTGCTGTGAGAAGCGGttcttgcaagtgatctgcctgcttagaaccagtcaacttgttaagcttattcacttaactcataatcaactcggacattttttataactggaACCCTAATGCCTGGATGCACCAAAaaaagtgcatctcactggaagacagagAGTGCTAGGCACCATAGTGGGCAATGCACACTACGCAGAATCTACTGCGGGTTTTGTACGAGTGGAAGTGTCTCCAGGTACTGTGCAGTGAACTGCACCACAGTGTCAGAATGCGTATAGCAAGCTAGAGCTAAACAAAACTCATGTGCgttcaggcagctttggtttcaatacattcagcaggaaaaataatctggcagctttttttgcacatgtgttggggttttaccagtgccagaggtcatcgcatcttgtttaaggtttcgtttcgaatcattaacattccagtcttttcattttgtatgtggcattcagctgaaaataaatttcaccAGTCGGCTTTTTATCCtttgctgccacttttttggaagaaatgaagaggaatggtcttctaaatagatgcagccagccatgcagtgctttacagttctgcaccctgtgtgcataaaaagtctcaatacatggattttgtcaccctgaaatatacttGCATCAAATATTTTTTGTTAGTCGAACTACATGTTATCTCCTTTTTGTGCCCTTCTTTATGGCCATCTTGTAATCATTTCTCTAATTCCTTAATTCCTCttagctttttgttttctgcagcactagaatttccatatcaatttatttctctaggctgccaagtattagtatctctgagcctGGTAATGGATCAAATTACCGGAGATGGTAGAGTGCTGTTGACtgtctcagaaagcctgactgtgttagaaggactgtcatgctcaatatcagctgcaatgccaaaatatgataggaattcagagtatgatgcaggcgtacccaACTGTGTTGTAAACATAagcagttagctatgaatacaaatcaaaaacacaacgcaataattcacattttcattcacacagcatggtGATGAACAAGGGCAAGGAAGGAGGCACCTCAAAGtgtttttcggtgtcttcccCCTTCTCCGTGTTCATCgttgtactgtgtgaatgaaagtgtgaaatactagctcatccagacactgatttcaagcaaattaatgcaagtggggtgctttatgtgagtagcattgattttttataaagcagaagacagtTGATTTATTGCAGAGGCATTGaaagtcgtattgaatgtgtactgtatgtttgcaccactgagctaaatttaatagcagtgtttgctggttgtctttgcactgtgattattatagtgtatttcacacaaattcgtgattttgttctgttgttcttcaggcattgtggctacacagctggagtcaagctgctatcagggaaatgCAACCTGTTCGACTTTGTCAGAAAAAGATGCACACTATGATGCtaggggcctccatcttgactatactgccaattttgtgtaccaatgaagctaaggatgcttctgtgcaaatgtgagcatttttttattacgatacgtgcttgctcttagtcttcggcaagaacagaaatgatgtggttatgtgcatgctccagtgtacaatccTGTGAAAAATTATGACACTGCGAGTGTGCgccacactatgcctaactgcgtgcaggtgccatctgatgaaatgctcgtgccatcaaggccggcgcagcgagattgatggatgttagtgcacctgactcgacatcaggagtgcttgccgttttacaccatttggcgtgcattcgctgggatctcttaatttttctcaagatagtatgtccaaacacacagcatctcaatcaagacattctacggtatTCCAACCACGCCAAATCGAATAGTAaaccgaccacaccaggaaacactaaaccaaagcacaccagagccggtattagacaaccgggtcacagcacagaacaccagaccagaacacactaaagcacaccacactatgccacatcaggacccgtgtctgagAATCCTGGTCTGGTCagaacaccagacacggtcacaccagaacccgtcTTTAAAAAGgccagtttggtgtaaacaccagaaacgggctggtgttttttttcgactgggtatatggcatttctttcaattgtgcgtatgaactactggcaacgtattgattccttttaatataattttgatgcatagtgttttgttcagctgtagtttaatttgagccctctacatatggtgagtccacttcagattatgttgggacttcgaaattgcctcatgTTGCGTTTGGATTTGTAGACATGAGAGCTTCATTTTGTTCAAGTGTATTTGAAGGAGGATTTGCTGTAaataatatctagcctactacGAGAAATTAGCACAAACATTCtccttgctgttcatagtggcagctgacgattatgttcttacatcactcatttagctccagactacaattttgccaTGGTTCATGGTGGCCTTAAAGtatggcttcactttttcccccttaccttattgtttgggaagcgtatgccattgagtcatgcaaaaaaggaagttaatatgatgatgcaaagatgggcgtttagaagacaacaaagaattctgttatcattaagctgagtcacaccactgtgatcataggtctgtttgagtcctctgtattatcctgttctacatacttctgattttttgttgacttgcacatggttcctcgAACAGGAAGTTTTATGAATGGTTCAATGTATGGTATTCATGGCAGAGTTcactttgtataatctgtataatctatttcagatcaaaaacCTAGCACTCATTCGTGGTGAgacagctgatgaggctacaaaacttattatgaagactgTAGTGAAGACTCATGTGGCCCTAATGTACACATTGAAGGGGCGGGGCGAAAAAGAAACATTTAAGAACCTATGGCTGTACAGCGCAATACTTGATGAGTACACgtgaatcttctgaaggttatagaaactttgtgaacacaccatctaattgcaggaaaaagctactttcaatctaccTGGTGTGGTGTTCTgcacttccgttatcaattactgagtagccatccaaatttaaaggactataggtaccaaattttCGCTTTAGCGTTTTCTCCTTTCAAACCAAgcgttagacattctatacatgtacgaccactaaataatttataatttaatttcatagtggtggttcaaaagtgcAAACACACATggaccaagtaagagacgagacacacaaactggcactgatcttacaactgatttttattaggaagaagcacgtcatatatacacacacggaaaaacagcgcacatgtgcaatgtcaacaaaactcctagtgctagtaaaagctaaaaaccgctttaaaagcatgtgtgtatctgcagaaccgctgtccaatatgtagcatattgatttctcgaagcgataatgtaacagatggcgtactcacgcacccattactttttctgataatatgaaacgcctcagctacttctttAGTGCGCTGGTTAGAATGAGCGAACGAGACATCAGTATCGTAaaaaaaatggcgtacatttgcacgtggaacaatgcttagctaggttagtttctttcttaaagaaatagtgtgctccatgagccgcacgttaacgcagcggccaatctggcctatgtaggtaaggccacaggactgagagatttgatacactacgccagtcttacagggaacatatctattttcattatttttgttgcaagcatttcttctgcgcccttcatgctttctttgaactgccgcctCCACTCTTTCTAGCTCGTTAGGTGCAgggaacagaacctttaccccatgcttgctcccAACTCTTTTAATCTGGTGGgacagcgtgtggacatatggcataaccaatacatttcttctcccttcttccgaacccttttccagccccgaggtacttgcagacgatttaaGCTCATGTaggactttgtctgcactcgaaatGAGAACTGAGTCccggaaaccagcttccctacatctgtctacctgggctaagagactgggcatcattttatgataatatttctttactgccatgcctaagcatcccgtaacgatgccactttttacaagctttgaatgaaaggacctgtaattcaaaaggggcttttcacttctagaggaatactgccaacagacatggttgggttcgaaagagaattttaaatcaaggaattgcaagactGTTTCTTGAGGGTCTTCATGTGTGAACTTCAGCCCCGTCCCATTACGTGCAAAAACATGAAGAACATTTGACAAAAATTCGGGGTTCactgacctagccagcaccaggtaatcgtccacataacagaaaatgcgtatgcaataaccggctagatcagtctcagctttcatatcaacccggcttagataaatgttacttagaatgggagctaccttggcacctatgcacacacccgatgtTTGCATATAAGGTCGACCATCCCACTGAACAagcgtgttactcaggtagtaagataacagtgatttcggaggaaatcagctactgcctcagaattaggtacgataaacggatcctttacgcgaagtgacgaaaattgtttgcaaagataggtagacacaaccaactgccaagaattgtgctcagagacgattgcccggaaaggaacgttaggcttgtgcgtcttagcactaaagaaagTTTCTAGCACCAAGTGTTCAGAGAGGGCGATGACTTTACTTCGGAAGTTTTAAGTATGGAGGTATAGCAAAGAAAGTGAAGGAAGCTAAACAACCGGTGC comes from the Amblyomma americanum isolate KBUSLIRL-KWMA chromosome 1, ASM5285725v1, whole genome shotgun sequence genome and includes:
- the LOC144113012 gene encoding uncharacterized protein LOC144113012 isoform X1 is translated as MSPLSRFGAVLVCACSAYIVEHNIINRTMDATCSWFPGHVKGKKTGVSEFKVEKAMYYTMKGIPKNAVFHKRTAITIWSTEAVVLCSSSGKFSGGDSGRHCGYTAGVKLLSGKCNLFDFVRKRCTL
- the LOC144113012 gene encoding uncharacterized protein LOC144113012 isoform X2; amino-acid sequence: MRRVFVSSIINRTMDATCSWFPGHVKGKKTGVSEFKVEKAMYYTMKGIPKNAVFHKRTAITIWSTEAVVLCSSSGKFSGGDSGRHCGYTAGVKLLSGKCNLFDFVRKRCTL